One window from the genome of Mastacembelus armatus chromosome 18, fMasArm1.2, whole genome shotgun sequence encodes:
- the rasl11a gene encoding ras-like protein family member 11A-like gives MRLTGDPAPGTMNSSGSGNFLLVPIPEYPLLDCVPNKTVKIVVLGASNVGKTALIVRFLTKRFIGDYEANTGALYSRKVTLDGEEVSLQIQDTPCVALQDDAEGLYCQEQINRSIYWADGYVLVFSITDHNSYRTIQPLYQHVRRIHPAGNIPVILVGNKSDLLRARQVPADEGETLAASLGGVYFEASARENHEGVHAAFMHLCQEVIRALGGGNGEKRRGGLHLARPKSPNMQELKRRFRQVLSSKVKSATTL, from the exons ATGCGGCTGACTGGCGACCCTGCGCCGGGAACCATGAACAGCAGCGGGTCTGGCAACTTTCTGCTGGTCCCCATACCGGAGTATCCCCTGCTGGACTGCGTGCCCAACAAAACGGTGAAGATTGTGGTGCTGGGAGCGAGCAACGTCGGGAAAACCG CTCTGATTGTCAGGTTTCTGACCAAGAGGTTTATCGGGGATTATGAAGCAAACACCG GAGCGCTCTACTCCAGAAAGGTCACACTGGATGGGGAGGAAGTGTCACTTCAGATCCAGGATACTCCCTGTGTCGCTCTCCAG GATGATGCCGAAGGCCTGTACTGCCAGGAGCAGATCAACAG GTCGATCTATTGGGCAGATGGCTATGTGCTGGTTTTCTCCATCACAGACCACAACAGCTACCGAACCATCCAGCCGCTGTACCAACACGTTAGACGCATACACCCCGCTGGAAACATACCTGTAATACTG GTTGGCAACAAGAGCGACCTGCTCCGAGCCCGACAGGTGCCTGCGGACGAAGGCGAGACGTTAGCAGCTTCATTAG GGGGAGTTTACTTTGAGGCCTCGGCCAGAGAGAACCACGAAGGAGTCCACGCTGCGTTCATGCATCTCTGTCAGGAG GTGATTCGAGCACTGGGAGGAGGGAATggggagaaaagaagaggaggccTTCACCTGGCCAGACCCAAATCTCCAAACATGCAGGAGCTGAAGAGGAGATTCAGACAGGTCCTCTCCTCTAAAGTCAAGTCAGCCACCACTCTCTGA